DNA sequence from the Chitinophaga flava genome:
AGCAACTACTTCCGATGAACTGACTCATGCTATGGATGAACACCTGGAAGAAACCAAACATCATGTCATGCGGCTCGAAGAAATTTTTGAAATAATGGGGAAAAAGCCCCAGACAAAAAAATGTGAAGCCATGGAAGGTCTGATGATGGAAGCACAGGTGTTTCTGGATGATACCGAAGCTGATTCCATGGTCAGGGATGCGGGCATTATCATTTCCATGCAGAAAATCGAACATTACGAAATTGCTACATACGGATGTCTGCGCACACTGGCCAATGTAATGGGACATGCTGATGTAGCAGAGCTCCTGGAGCAAACCCTGGAAGAAGAAAAACATACTGACAGCCTGCTTACAGAGATAGCTGAATCTACCGTTAATGAAGAAGCAGCTGCCGAATAAACCAAAACCATGCTTAATAAAACAGATCTGTATAGTTGTTGAACGAAAAAGCCCTTGTAATAATTTTACAAGGGCTTTTTTTAATTGTCCTACTGACACAAATCCCGCCATACAGCGGGCCTTGTGAAAAT
Encoded proteins:
- a CDS encoding YciE/YciF ferroxidase family protein, whose product is MPTSKSAHGSARRPAHRSDSHGHMNSTRFSELFMEELKDIYWAEKNLLKAIPKMQKATTSDELTHAMDEHLEETKHHVMRLEEIFEIMGKKPQTKKCEAMEGLMMEAQVFLDDTEADSMVRDAGIIISMQKIEHYEIATYGCLRTLANVMGHADVAELLEQTLEEEKHTDSLLTEIAESTVNEEAAAE